From a single Camarhynchus parvulus unplaced genomic scaffold, STF_HiC, whole genome shotgun sequence genomic region:
- the LOC115916636 gene encoding uncharacterized protein LOC115916636, producing MEPQEVSPAQLLERQVAVVATLGTVVAAVTGQHRDVRRRVSPKFLHAALGRFTQSLRETLDHGDVTSLGHRGVPSLGQALAAFEPTPEVWDHAGAVAKAWRELVATLEERWKRLAWEAAEFCVVCEQMDPARARDPQDEATHRGTAWDNLVATVRWSTVALDWEEEVASAEATRDALEAAATSEAMDEAVVATSRARVATRRGHWAEAALEPLKRLVTACDRAMLFLLDLQWLLDEFEADVEWAWAEEESSNVPEALAAKVAEFEQLWDASARLFRDHLLGTLELIDNILSSPYAGPGGTGGPGGPGSRAVAERCQRAIEDIPRLLQGQ from the exons ATGGAGCCCCAAGAG gtgtcccctgcccagctgctggagcgGCAGGTCGCCGTGGTGGCCACCCTGGGCACGGTGGTGGCCGCCGTGACCGGGCAACACAGGGACGTGCGGCGGCGCGTGTCCCCAAAGTTCCTGCATGCGGCCCTGGGGCGATTCACCCAGAGCCTCCGTGAGACCCTGGACCACGGCgatgtcacctccctgggccaccgtggtgtcccctccctgggccaGGCCCTGGCTGCCTTTGAACCCACCCCAGAGGTCTGGGACCATGCGGGAGCTGTGGCCAAGGCCTGGCGGGAGTTGGTGGCCACGCTGGAGGAGAGATGGAAACGCCTGGCCTGGGAGGCTGCTGAGTTCTGTGTTGTCTGTGAGCAAATGGACCCCGCCCGGGCCAGGGACCCACAGGACGAGGCCACCCACCGGGGGACAGCTTGGGACAACCTGGTGGCCACGGTCCGGTGGTCGACAGTGGCCCTGGactgggaggaggaggtggcctCGGCGGAAGCCACACGCGATGCCCTGGAGGCAGCGGCCACCAGCGAGGCCATGGACGAGGCCGTGGTGGCCACCAGCCGGGCAAGGGTGGCCACCAGGAGGGGACATTGGGCAGAGGCGGCGCTGGAGCCGCTGAAGCGCTTGGTGACCGCGTGTGACAGAGCCATGTTGTTCCTCTTGGATCTGCAGTGGCTGCTCGATGAGTTCGAGGCTGATGTGGAGTGGGCATGGGCAGAGGAGGAGTCCTCCAATGTCCCCGAGGCCTTGGCGGCCAAAGTGGCCGAGTttgagcagctgtgggatgcCAGCGCCCGCCTGTTCAGGGATCATCTGCTGGGGACACTTGAGCTCATTGACAACATCCTCTCGAGTCCCTATGCTGGCCCTGGTGGCACCGGTGGCCCAGGTGGGCCCGGCAGCCGCGCAGTGGCCGAGAGGTGCCAAAGAGCCATCGAGGACATCccgaggctgctgcagggacagtga